The genomic window AAGCCGTTGGAGCTTTTTCCATTCCATCAATATACTTTTGGCAACAATCCTTTAAAGGAATTGCCGACCCGCAAAAACATAGACCCAAATTACTCACTTTCTTCTGGATTGATCTTTTGAAACAACTGATTTAGCAATACCTGGTATTTACTGATTTCAATTAAATCCTCATCTTCGTCCGTATGATCTAAAAATTCATCCAGTTTATCACTTACTTCCAATAGTTTATTGTTTGCCGATTTATTGTTTTTAGCAGCCATTAAATCGATGATTTCCTGAACACCAATTCTTAATTCCTCAAATTGACTCTTTTCCATAATTTATTTGTTTTCTGAAGATTTATCTTCGTTGAATTTTTTCACAATTAGTTTTAACTTTTCTTTACGTAAAGCTTTGGCAGCTTTCGCTTTATCCTGTTCTTTGTGCAGCTTATCGTTGTGAATCTTGATATTTCTTTCGTTATTCCTTCCCATTATAGTTCTCTTTTTATTTCTTCCAATGTCTTATTAGTGAAAATTAATTGTTCGATTATTTCCTTTCGCAATTCATCCAAATCATCATACTCAAAATACTTTGCCCAAGAAGTTAACGCAAATAAATTCCTGATTTGTTTGATCTTTTTAGTTGTCTCAAAACTCGTTCGCAGTATGGCTTTATGATCGTAATTCGGATTATTTTTGTGTTGATAGTTGACCGTATTTTTAGTGTAATTTGCTTCCAGATAATACAATTCCTCTTCAGTATTATCAGGATAAAATTCATTCCAAGCTGCAAAACCTAATTTTGTTTTGGATGCTGTTTCAGGTTCCATGGGTTCTAATCGCCATTTGCTGTTGGCTAATCTTCCCCAATGATTCGACAAGCGATACATTCCTTCTTCGGTGTAAAAATACTTACTTCCCGATTTACTGTCATACTGCACAGGCATTCCTTCTATTTTTTCAGAAAGTACTTCTTGAAAAACACAAAACGTTTTTTTGAAAGAATTAGGACTGGGACGAAATGATGTTTTCATCGTACAAAGATAATCAGAATGTGCAGAACTACGCAAGGCAAACAATATTTGACTAACTTTGCACTTTAGCATCCATTAAAACAAATTGATTATGACCAAGCCTTCAGAAGAAAAAATGCTCCAAAAAGGAGTTTACACCGGAATAATAGAGCAAGACGACAACAATAATTTTTTTTGTGGTGAATATTTATTGGATTATAAAATGGCTCAAAAATTTACTTTAGGCGATATGGTAACTATAAAGTCTATTATAGAAAATCCAAGCGACATCAGCTACAATCAATATCCAAAAAAGTCAAAAAACTTTGACAAAGCCAATAATAAGCCACAACAATAGTTGTTTTTTAAGATTTTTTTTAAAGTCGGAAATTGAAAACTTAAAAAAAAGTGTACCTTTGCAAAAAATTGTCGTTTTTGAAACCAAATTGTATTGATTTCATACTAAAAGACAAATAGTTACCTTAATAATTTATGAAAAAAATAGTTGAATACCGCAAGTTACTTAATGTTGACAAAACTGTAGAATTAAAAGAATTAAAAACCATTTATCGCAATGCGATGAAAGAATCGCATCCTGATAAATTTCAAGGAGACGAAGCTGGTTTGAAAGCTGCTGAAGAGAACAGTACAAAAATTATTGAAGCTTACCACTTTTTGGTAAGTATCAATCCAGAAACTATTAAACAAATGTTGCCAGAATATACAGAAACAATCTCTACATCAACAATTACAGATTATAAATTTGTTGAAGGAAGATTAATCATCAATTTTTCTAATGGAAGTGTTTACGAATACATCAGTGTTCCTAAAGCGACTTACGTGAAAATGGTAAACGCTGATTCGCCAGGAAGATTTGCAAAAAGACATATTTTAAATAATTTTACTTGGAGAAAAACAACAAACCAAGACTAATTATTCAATCCAATTCACATATCAAAACACTCCTTTTAGGGGTGTTTTTTTGTCTTGTATCGAAAAAATTAAATTTACTAATAAAATAGTATAAATTTTAAGTAAGTTAGCAACTCAAACCGTTTAAAACCAAATCAATGGAAGACCCTTGCAAACTATACAGATCACAATACAAGAAAGCCAAAGAAACACTCGACAATTTATTAATAGCAAAGGCAGAATTAAATCGTAAACTAGAATCTGATTATTCAAACGCATATCTGCAAAAAGATTTGAGAACCCTAAATATGGACATAAGAATAACCGAAAATGAAATAGAACACGCAGAATTTCGCATAAGAGAGTGTGAAACAAAACAAGATTCGTTTGCAAACTAAACATGCTAAATGAATAGACTTCATAAATTTTATTTTCATCCCAAAAAAACTGCATAAAATCACAAAACTTGGCTCACTTTCAGTCATCTACTCCTATGATGTCTAAATAAATAAACTATAACAAAAATTTAAGTCCCAAAACTATTGATATTTTATAAATTTAGATACTTTTGCAGACTTAACTTAATTAACAAACTTAATAATGAAAAAAATAATTTTATTACTTTCGGCTACTGTATTTTTAGTTTCCTGTAGCAAAGACAAATATGTAATTTCAGGTACTGTAACAGGTGTTGAAGATGGTAAAACCATTATTCTAGAAGCGCAAGATGAAGCTGGTATGGGATTAGTTCCAATTGATACCGTTAAAGTAAAAGATGGTAAATTTGAAATCGAAGGAAAAGCTTTAGAGCCTGCTTTCCACATGCTACAAGTTGAAGGGTTACAAGGAAAAGTACCATTTATATTAGAAAATGGAGACATTACTATAAAAATAAACAAAGACAGTCTTAACAAATCTAAAATATCAGGAACTTATAACAATGATGAGTTTTCTGCTTTTAACGATGAGCTTGGAAAAATTCAGAAAAGTTTAATTGATTTTCAAACGAAAAATACGCAGTTGATGAACACTGCTCAACAAACAAAAGATACAGCTACAATCAATAGATTGATGATGGAATTTGGTAAATTACAACAATCTGTTGGCGAAGAATCAAAGAAAAAATACATCACTTATGCTGAAACTCACCCAAAATCATTCATTACCGCTTTGATTATTCAAGGTATGACTGGTGACCCTGCTGTTGATGTTAAAAAAGTAGAAAAATTATACGCTGGTCTTGACGAGTCTTTAAAAACAACCAAACCAGGAAAAGATATTTCTTTGAAAATCAAACAAATCAAATCAGGTCCTACAGCTGGTCCTGCTCCTACAGGCCCTGCTCCGGCACCTGCAGCACAAGCACCTGCTAACTGAAGATCAGATTTCTCTGCTCCTAATCCTCAAGGCAAAATAGTTTCCTTGAAAGAAAGTTTAGGAAAAGTAACAATTGTTGATTTTTGGGCTTCATGGTGTGGTCCTTGTAGAGCAGAAAACCCTAATGTAGTAGCCATTTACAAAGAATTTCATGCCAAAGGATTAAATATCGTTGGAGTTTCTTTAGACAAAGATGCTGCTAAATGGAAAGAAGCCATTGCAAAAGACAACTTGACTTGGACTCATGTTTCAAATCTAAAATTCTGGGACGAACCAATAGCTGCACAATATAAAGTGCAATCTATTCCCGCTACTTTTATTCTTGATGCTTCGGGGAAAGTAGTTGCAAAGGACTTAAGAGGTGAAGAACTCAAAGCTAAAGTTCAAGAACTATTAGCAAAATAAGCTAAAAAATCCAAACTTATAAAAAATCTCCCTAGTGGAGATTTTTTTATTTTATTCAATACCAACATATTGCAAATAATATAAAAATTAAGCTCTTATTTAATTTGGAAACATCAAAACAGTTGCTATATTTGCAACCGCAATAACAAAACAATGTTAGTGTAGGGTATCGGGGAGATACTCAAGCGGCCAACGAGGGCAGACTGTAAATCTGCTGTGTGAACTTCGCAGGTTCGAATCCTGCTCTCCCCACAAAACAAAAAAGTCCTGAAATTTTCAGGACTTTTTTCGTTTACATAATTCTTGTTTTTATTCTAAAATAAAATTCACATTTACATTCACTATAATTTCTATTTCGCCAATAGCCAATGTTTCTCTTGTTGCTGATTCATCCATAGCCATTGATGCTTTCATAGCGTACATTCGAGGTTGCGGATTGTATGATTGTGAATTATCCGAAATCAATATTGCCTTTCCTACTTTTTGCCCTAAAACTGAAACAAAATCTTCAGCCTTTGCCTTTGCATCTTTTATGGCTAATTTTCGAGCATCGGATTGCAATTGCAACATTTTAGATGATTTGAATTCTACATTGTCAATTCTATTAATTCCTTCACTTACCAAGCCTTCCATTAAAGAATCATATTTAGACAAATCTTTCAATAAAATCTGAACAGATTGTGTCGCTACATAACTGTATTTCTTTTTTTCGTAATCGTAATTAGGATTTAAAGAAATGCGTTGGGTTTGAAAATCTTCAGAAGCAATGTTTGATTTTTTGATAAATTTCAAAATTGCATCCATTTTTTTGTCGTTCTCTCGCTTTACCTCATCCGCCTTTGTTCCTTTTGTTTCAATAGAAATGGATATTGAGGCTTGGTCTGGCGCTACTTTTACCTTTCCTTCTCCTGAAACATTAATAGTTGGCACTTGTTTTTGTTCTTGTGCATAAGATAGCGTCATGAATAAAAATCCGAATAGTAATAATGCTTTTTTCATTTTTAAAATAATTTAATTTGTTTGTTAAAAATTAGTAGTCAAATCTTATGCCAGTTTATAGTTTACCCAATTTAGACATCACAAAAAGAATTATAATTGGAATTGCCAAAAGCACAACCATAGCGGTATTATTTACGAACATATCGGGTTCTTTAAGTAAAGTAATCAAATATCCACCAATAGCACCTCCAAAATGAGCCGTATGACCAATGTTATCATTCTTGGCTTTCATTCCATAAATAGAATACAACAAATAACCTATTCCAAAAAGATAAGCTGGAATTGGAATGACATAAAATAAACCCAACATCATATCAGGTTCTAATAAAATCGCCGAATAAATAATTCCTGTTACCGCTCCAGATGCTCCAATAGCTCTATAATTATAATCATTTTTATGTAGCAACAAGGTCAATAAACTTCCAAAAACAAGACTTACTATGTAAATCAACAAAAAAGAAACTTCACCAAAATAAGCAACCACTACAGGAGCAAACATATATAGGGTAAACATATTGAAAAACAAATGTCCCACATCGGCGTGCAAAAATCCGGAACTAATCATCCTAATTTGATCTCCTGCACGAATACTTCCGATATGAAATTCGAATTTTATGAAAAAAGCCACATCATTAAATCCTTTGAAACTAAATAAAATGGTTACAGCAATAATTACAATTAAAATAGTACTCATATTGGGCTAGTTTTATTAAAGCGTAAATGTAATGCTTATAAAATTAAGTTTAAGAACTGTACATTTTCATTCAAAAGATTTTTTTGAATTATATTTGTTGAAATATTTTAGCGAATGCGTTTTATAATTTACTACCTAACCTACCCTCTTTTATGGTGCATATCAATGCTTCCATTTTCATTATTGTATTTATTTTCTGATTTCG from Flavobacterium eburneipallidum includes these protein-coding regions:
- a CDS encoding rhomboid family intramembrane serine protease, producing MSTILIVIIAVTILFSFKGFNDVAFFIKFEFHIGSIRAGDQIRMISSGFLHADVGHLFFNMFTLYMFAPVVVAYFGEVSFLLIYIVSLVFGSLLTLLLHKNDYNYRAIGASGAVTGIIYSAILLEPDMMLGLFYVIPIPAYLFGIGYLLYSIYGMKAKNDNIGHTAHFGGAIGGYLITLLKEPDMFVNNTAMVVLLAIPIIILFVMSKLGKL
- a CDS encoding DUF4369 domain-containing protein produces the protein MKKIILLLSATVFLVSCSKDKYVISGTVTGVEDGKTIILEAQDEAGMGLVPIDTVKVKDGKFEIEGKALEPAFHMLQVEGLQGKVPFILENGDITIKINKDSLNKSKISGTYNNDEFSAFNDELGKIQKSLIDFQTKNTQLMNTAQQTKDTATINRLMMEFGKLQQSVGEESKKKYITYAETHPKSFITALIIQGMTGDPAVDVKKVEKLYAGLDESLKTTKPGKDISLKIKQIKSGPTAGPAPTGPAPAPAAQAPAN
- a CDS encoding SIMPL domain-containing protein, which codes for MKKALLLFGFLFMTLSYAQEQKQVPTINVSGEGKVKVAPDQASISISIETKGTKADEVKRENDKKMDAILKFIKKSNIASEDFQTQRISLNPNYDYEKKKYSYVATQSVQILLKDLSKYDSLMEGLVSEGINRIDNVEFKSSKMLQLQSDARKLAIKDAKAKAEDFVSVLGQKVGKAILISDNSQSYNPQPRMYAMKASMAMDESATRETLAIGEIEIIVNVNVNFILE
- a CDS encoding KTSC domain-containing protein, producing MKKIVEYRKLLNVDKTVELKELKTIYRNAMKESHPDKFQGDEAGLKAAEENSTKIIEAYHFLVSINPETIKQMLPEYTETISTSTITDYKFVEGRLIINFSNGSVYEYISVPKATYVKMVNADSPGRFAKRHILNNFTWRKTTNQD